The following is a genomic window from Bacillus sp. FJAT-52991.
TTATTATTGTACCAATGATCTTTATGTTTATTGTGACATTAGCTGCCTTAATCGTGTTAATGCAGCAAAACTTTACAACTGGGAATTACTTTTTAGCTTCGGCTTCCTTTATCTTATTTGTACTTTGCATCGTACTTGTTATTGAAGCTTGGCGCTCTTTAACAACGGTGAGTGATGATACTTCAGTGAAGATTTAAATAGAAAATAGTGTAGCTCCGAAATAAAAGCTTCCATTTTAACTAAGTGATTAAAATGGAAGCTTTACTAGCAATCTATTTTACATAATATTATTATAACTTATTTTAGTGCTCTTGGATTCTTTTGTGTTTTAGCAAATGACATACTATAATAAATGAAAAAGGAGGCACATCGATGATTAATGAACTTTTACCACCGAAACGAATTTTAATGGGGCCCGGTCCAAGTGATGTTCATCCGCATGTATTAAAATCAATGGTGACACCGTTGCTAGGACATTTAGATCCCGCTTTTTTAACAATTATGGATGAAACGATGGAATTGTTGCGCCAAGTCTATCAAACAAAGAATAAAGCAACGATGGCGATGTCTGGAACAGGAAGCGCAGGGATGGAAACAGTTTTTGTCAATCTAATAGAACCTGGTGACAAAGTTCTTATTGGGGTGAATGGGCTTTTTGGAGAGCGAATGGTTGATGTAGCCGAGCGTTGTGGCGCAGAAGTCATTCAAGTAAAGGCACCTTGGGGACAAATCATTGATCCACAACAAATCAAAGAAATGCTACAACAGCATAAAAATATTAAAGTAGTAGCAGTGGTTCACGCGGAAACTTCAACCGGTGTTAGACAGCCGTTAGAAGAGATTAGTCATATCGTTCATGAACATGAGGCGTTGTTCGTATGTGATATGGTCACAAGTCTTGGGGGCTGTCCGACTGACATTGATCAGGTAGGGGTAGATGCTGCTTATAGTGGTACACAAAAATGTTTAAGTGCACCTCCAGGATTAGCACCAGTTACTTTTAGCGCTCGTGCTGTTGATGTAATGGCTAAACGAAAACAAAAGGTGCAAAGTTGGTATTTAGACTTATCGATGATTCAAGCATATTGGAGTGAGGATAGCGAACGTTTTTATCATCATACGGCTCCTATCACCATGATCTACTCTTTGCGTGAAGCGTTAAGGTTGATCGTTAATGAAGGCTTGGAAAATGTATTCGCACGTCATAAGCGATATGGGGATTCCCTTCATGCTGGTCTTGAAGCAATGGGCTTAAGTCTGCTTGTGGAAAAAGAACATCGTTTATCCCAATTAACTTCTGTAAATATTCCAGAAGGTGTAGATGATTTGGCTGTTCGCAAACGGCTGTTGGAGAAATACAGCTTAGAAATTGGCGGCGGTTTAGGGGAATTGAAAGGAAAAGTATGGAGAATCGGCTTGATGGGGTACAATGCTCGCCAAGAAAATGTTACATATATGCTAGCAGCTTTAGAGGATGTGTTAAAGGAAGAAAATTGTAACATTGAGCATGGAGTGGCACTACAAGCAGCTGAAAAATTAATGAATAAGTAATGGGTATCTATGGCAAGATCTCTCTTTTATTAAGACGAAAAAGATTATATTTTCTCAACAATTAGTTTTATTTACAAATTGAGTAAAAGCTGATACCGTAAGATTGCCAAAACACTTGCTAGATAAAGGGGTATTCAAATGACGATTTTTACGGATGAAGAGCAAGCTTTAGAATGTGTGGTTACGGATGCGGAATGTTCATGGAAAAAGAATGTCATCAAGATTGAAAACGGATATTTAGTAAGCCGGGGATTAGTTACGAATGTTCGAATTCCGTTACATCATGTAGATACAGTCGTATATTCTATGAATCCTAAAAAACCAGCTCTCGTACCTGGTTTAAAGATTATTGGAAAAGGTGTCATACTTGCTGAAATGGATATTTCTGCAGAGTATATTGAAATGGTTCAAGATTGGCTTCTTCAAGTAGTTGAAAAGAAATAATGACTCCTAAAGATGCCGGGTTTCTCCGCAACTTTCCTTAAGAGAGAAAAGTTGCGGAGGTAGAGCCTGGCTTTTTATTTATTAAATACTGAACATTCATTCTTTTTGAAAGTGGTGATCAAATGAAACGGCCTTCTCCATACCTTCTCCTCGTATTAGCTACTCTTTTGCGGGGAGGCAATTTTGTTATCGGCCGGGCAGTAGCGAATGATCTACCGCCATACACGCTGTCTCTTAAAAAATTGAGAGACGGCTTTTTTTAATAGGAAAGAGAACGTTTGTTTGTTATAATAAGGCGAAATGATAAAGGAAAGGAAGTATCTTAATGAAGGGATCAGCTCATTTAGCCATTGGAGGAGCCGCAGGATTAGTAACGGCGCTGTATTTGCAAACAGATCCGCTCTCAACAGTATCCCTTATTAGTCTTGGGGCAGTCGCGGGGCTTGCACCGGATCTTGATGTGAACGGCAAGTTATCTAATCGAATTACGATTTCGAAAAAATGGCTCATTTTGTTTTTTGCCTTATGTGGCGTTCTTTTAATCGGCTATAGTTATCTGCATTTAGCAGGCTTTATGAAATCGGCAGGGTTCCTGATCGGAGTGTGTTTATTATTGCTTCCGAGATTGTTTATTAAACAACGAACGATGTTATTTCTCACTGGTGCAATCATAGCTTATGTCGGCTGGCAGGCTGATATTTATTGGGTTATGCTTTTAAGTGGCTTTATCATCGTTTCTTCTTTTTTATCGCATCGATCATTAACTCATTCTATCATCGGTGTCATTTTCTTCGGTTATATTGCCTGGCATTTTGAACAATCGGTCGGATTAGAAGGAAGTTTCCTAGCAGCGGTGTTAGCTTATGCGAGCCATTTAGTTGCAGATATGAAAATGTGGTCCTTTAACAAAAAAGGAGTTAAATGGTTCCAACCAATATTTAATAAAGAATTTTGAGTTTGTTTTTTATAAAAACATTATGTGCAAAATTCAAATAAAAAGATTCCTATTCACACCCTAAATATACTGTAAAAACATGACCAAAATCATGTACTAGCAGTAAAACGAAGTGCAAATGAAGAAGAGGAACGTTAAAATAAAGTGGAATACAGGAAAATCGTGAGTGAAGGGAGCAGAATGTATGATGTGGAAAAAATTTTTATCAAGTATAGGAATTGGCAGCGTCAAAATTGATACAGTGATCCCAAAAAGGCACTTTATAGCTGGAGAAGTAGTAGACGGGGAAGTGATCATTACAGGAGGACAGGTAGCGGTGCCAATCCAATCTGTTGTGTTACAAATTGTGTATCAATTTGAAGAAATTCGTGATGACAGTGATTTTTCTATTCATGAAAAGGAACTCAACCAATTAACTATTCATCTAGACAAAGAAATTCTTTCTGGAGAAACAGTCGTTCTTCCTTTTCAGTTGCCGCTTGAACAACATTGTCCTGTTACCGAAGAAAAGAAACAAACTTTTTTAAGAACAACCGCGATTATTCCACAGTCGGTAGACGCCACGGACCAAGATGAAATTATTATCAAAAAGGATGAATAGTAAATCATCACTTGCGAAAATGATGACCCATTGTTATAATGATTCAGGCACAATATTTAGTGTTTTGTTATAATTAAAATCTATATTTAGTATGAAGCCAGTAAAAAGGTGCTATATGCATAATAGGGAATCCGGTGAAAGTCCGGAACTGTACCCGCAACTGTAAGTGCAGACGACCAAGGTAAATCCACTGTCCTAAGACGGGAAGGGCCTTTGGAAGGATGAAGCACAAGTCAGGAGACCTGCCTTTTTATAGCGTTTACTCTTCTTCGGGAGTTGGGAAGAAAGCGCGAGGAAAATATCAATTGCTTATTAATCGACGAGCTAGAGGGCTCTCTATGACCGTTTGATTAATGTTTAATATTTCTTCGCTCTGATCCCATCTTTCTAATAGAAAGGTGGTTTTTTGTTTTCTTTTTTTGGAAAAACCTCTTTCGAAACAAAAAATATTTCTTAAGGAGCAAATAAAATGAACGAAACAATGCTAAAAGGGGTCGAGAAAATGATAGATGAGATCGGAGTGGAATATCCGAATCTCGACTTATCTGGCGTACAGGAAAAGATAGAAGGGGCAGCTTCTGAGAAAGAACATTGGTCAGAGGAACAATTGCAACGCTTACTTTTACAAGCGGCTGTTGAGAGAATTTCAAGCGAAGAGCCGGACTGGACATTTGCTGCAGCTAAGCTTTATTTGCAAAATTTATATAAAGAAGCAGCAGTGGTTAGAGGCGACCACACTAATCAATACGGTAGCTTCTTATCACTGATTCAACTATTGATTGATGAGGGCATTTATCATCCAAAGCTGTTAACGGAGTATTCAAAAGAGGAAATTCAACAATTAGGCGAAGTGATTGATCCAAGTAAAGACCGTTTATTTACATACATTGGCATTGTGACATTAAGTGATCGATATCTTGCTAGAACACATGAAAAACAAACAGCCGAGCTTCCACAAGAGCGTTGGATGATCATCGCGATGACGTTGATGATCAATGAACCAAAGCAGCATCGCATGCAATTGATCAAAGAAGCCTACTGGGCTTTATCTAATTTATATATGACAACGGCAACTCCAACATTAGCGAATGCTGGGAAGTCTTACGGTCAGCTGTCTAGCTGTTTTATTGATACGGTGGATGACAGTCTTCGCAGCATTTTTGATGCTAATACAGATGCTGCCACATTAAGCAAAAATGGTGGAGGATTGGGCATCTATCTTGGGAAGATTCGCTGTCAAGGCAGTGACATTAAAGGCTTTAAGCATGTTAGTTCTGGTGTGATCCCATGGATGAAGCAGTTAAATAACACAGCTGTTTCTGTAGATCAGCTCGGTCAGCGTCAAGGAGCGATTGCTGTTTATTTAGATGTTTGGCATAAAGATATTTTCTCCTTTTTAGAAACAAGATTGAATAATGGAGACGAACGTCGCCGGACACATGACTTATTTACAGGAGTGTGCATTCCAGATTTATTTATGGAAGCGGTAGAAGTACGTGATGACTGGTACTTATTTGATCCGCATGAAGTGAGAAAAGTGATGGGCTATTCTCTTGAAGACGCTTTTGATGAGAAGAAAGGCTTCGGAACGTTTAGGCAGCGATACGAAGAGTGCTGTGCACACCCTGCCCTAAGTAAAAAAGTCGTGCCGGCGATTGAAATTATGAAAGCGATTATGATCTCACAGCTTGAAACGGGCACACCTTATATGTTTTATCGAGACACGGTGAATAGAGCTAACCCGAATAAACATGCGGGGATGATTTATGCGAGTAACTTATGTACGGAAATTTGCCAAAATATGAGTCCAACCGTTGTGACGGAAGAGATCACAGAGGACGGAAAAATTATTGTAACGAAGGACCCAGGGGATTACGTTGTATGTAATCTATCATCTATTTCATTAGCTAGAGCGGTAGGTGATGATGTATTAGAACAACTGATTCCCATTCAAGTAAGGATGCTTGATAACGTGATTGATATTAATGATATTTCTGTTCCGCAAGCAGAGCTAACGAATCAGAAGTATCGAGGAATTGGTTTAGGGACATTTGGCTGGCATCATTTATTGGCGTTAAAGGGATTGAAATGGGAATCAGACGAGGCCGTTGCATATTGTGATGAATTATATGAAAAAATTGCTTTCTTGACGATTCAGGCAAGTGCCGATCTAGCGAAAGAAAAAGGGGTTTATCCAGCTTACTATGGATCAGATTGGGAGAATGGCAGTTACTTTGATCAAAAAGATTATACAAATGAACAGTGGCAAAGTTTAAAAGAGCAAGTGAAAGAATCTGGCCTTCGCAATGGTTATTTATTAGCGGTCGCTCCAAACTCTTCAACGGCTCTAATTGCTGGGTCGACAGCCGGGATTGATCCGATTTTCCGCAAAGAATATATGGAAGAAAAGAAAGATTATAAAATACCGGTCACAGCACCTGATTTAACAGCGGAGACAGCTTGGTATTATAAATCTGTTTATTATATCGATCAACATTGGAGCATTAAACAAAACGCCAGACGATCTCGTCATATTGACCAAGGTGTATCATTTAATCTTTATGTCCGTAATGATATTAAAGCGAAAGCCTTGCTTAATTTACATTTAGACGCGTGGGATTCTGGGTTGAAAACAACGTACTATGTTCGATCTACCGCTTCAAATATTGAAGAATGCGACAGTTGTCATTCGTAAGGAGGAGTTATAACGTGAAACTAGAAAAAAGAAAACTCATTGACCATGAAGCACCTAACCGTTCGACAGGGATTATTAATGGAAGAAGCTCTAATATATTAAACTGGGATGATGTTCGATTCAGCTGGGCGTATCCAAAATATAAGCGGATGCTCGCTAATTTCTGGACACCGTTTGAAATAAATATGACGAAGGATCGCCAGCAATTCGATCAATTAGAGCCAGCTGAAAGAGAAGCGTTTTTAAAGATTATTGGTTTACTTGCTTTGCTTGATAGTGTGCAAACGGATTATGCAGGCAGAGCGGCTGATTATTTAACAGATTCCAGTCTGCAAGCTCTCATGATTATGCTAGCTCAGCAAGAAGTAATTCATAATCATTCTTATAGTTATGTCTTATCAAGCGTCGCTGATAAAAATATCCAAGATCAAGTATTTGAATATTGGAGAAGTGAACTGATTCTGCAAGAACGCAATGACTTTGTGACAAAAGGGTATGAAGCATTTGCTGAAGAACCAACTATTGACCACTTTTTGCGTTCGATCATTTATGATGTCATCCTTGAAGGTCTTTTCTTCTATTCAGGGTTCGCTTTCTTTTATAATTTGGCAAGGAATCAAAAAATGATCGCAACTAGTACAATGATCAATTATATTAACCGCGACGAGCAGCTTCATGTTGATTTGTTCGTCAAAATATATAAAGAAATATTAGTAGAATACCCTGAATATGACACGGTTGAATTAAAGCAATACGGACAAGAGACGTTCAGAAAAGCGGCTGAACTTGAAGTTGAATGGGGAAGACACATCATCGGCCATAAAATTGATGGCATTCAGATGAATGAATTAGAGAGCTATATTAAGTTCATGGCGAATAAGCGTGCTGAACAGCTTGGGTTCACTGCGCCATTTGAAGGCTATCGCACAAATCCAATGCGCTGGATCGTTGCCTATCAAGAAGTGGATCTTGGAAAAACTGATTTCTTCGAGCAGAAATCACGTGCTTATACGAAGACCAGTGAGGTGAACGGTTTTGATGAATTATAATTTAGATGAAAGTGAAGCTAAAAAGAATTGGATGAATCAATTATTAGCAGGTGTGATTCTTTACGGTAGTCTTGACAAAGCGTTAACGGAGTATATGATAAAAGATGAAGAGAATTTTTCTCTTGATGTGAAAGAGTGGCTCTACATAAATAAGTAATTAAACAGTCGAACAAAGGGGTTGTCGTTTCGTGGATCAGACACAAAAGTACAGTCAGTTATTAACAAGTGCTGAACAAGCTGTATCTTGTATTCAAGCGGGGGAAGATATTATTGTTCCTCTATTGCCCGGTGAGCCACCTGGCTTATTAGCCGCCTTGGAAAAACGAACAGATTTGCAAAGAAATCGCCTTTTTCAACTATTAACAGCTAGACCTGCGATCAAGAAGCATCCAGATGAATTAAAGGTCATCTCTATGTTTTTATCAGGAGGAGATCGCAAGGCGTTTCATGACGGCGATGTCGATTTATTACCTAATCATTTTTCAGATGTACCAGCGCTACTAGAAGAAATAACTAATGAGCGTGTGGTTATGGCCACCGTTGCACCGATGGATGAGAATGGATACTTCTCGTTAGGAACGAACTGCGATTATGCCGCACCGCTGGCGAAAAAAGCGAAGAAGATCTTACTTGAAGTAAATGAGTATATGCCTAGAACCTACGGAATGAATCAAGTTCATATTTCAGAAGTGACGGCACTCGTCGAAAATCATCGGCCGCTCCTTGAAGGACCGACACCTAAAGTGACTGAAAAAGATGAGAAAATTGGAAGTTATATCGCGGATTTAATTAAAGATGGCGATAGCTTGCAAATTGGCTTCGGCGCGATTCCTAATGCCGTTATGGATTCATTAACTAATCACCGTAATTTAAATATATTTACCGAAATGATTCCTGATAAGCTCGTTGATTTGGTGAAAAGCGGGGCTGTATCGAATATGGGAAGAAGCGACTATCCAGGGAAGACGACAGCCACTTTTGCTTTTGGGACACAAAAGCTATATGATTTTTTGCATGAAAACGAGCAGGTGTTGATGTTACCTGTCGATCAAACAAATGATATTAGCCTTATTTCTGAAATTGACAATATGGTGGCAATTAATGCTGCGATTGAAGTAGACTTTTTAGGACAATGTAATGCAGAAAAAGCAGGCTCGTTGTATTGGTCTTCTACAGGAGGTCAAGCGGAATTTGGTATTGGCGCCAGAAGATCCAAAGGCGGAAAAGGCATTATTTGCTTGCATTCAGCCACGAAAGATGGGAAAATATCGAAAATTGTACCGACGTTAGCACCAGGTACTCCAGTGACTACTTCCAAAAATGATGTCGATTATATCGTCACTGAATTTGGAGTAGCGAAACTGCGCGGCAAGACAATTCGTGAGCGGACAGCTACCCTGATTGAAATTGCTCATCCGGATTTTAGAGAAGAGTTGACCGTGAAAGCAAAAGAGATGGGGTATCTCATTTAAATAATTTACTAGGGACTGGTCTCAGCAAAATGTCAATCTTCCTCATGATGTTTAGTATTCATTATTAATGAGAATACTATATGTAGTGAAGAAGATTGTTCATGAAGACCAGTCCTTTTTTATATGGTTATTTTTCAGAAAATTTAATTTATTTTTCGTTAAATCATTGACACTTACGAAGAACTGTTATATATTATAAATAATAACTAAAAGTTGTTATATAACAGAAGAGGAGGAACAAACAATGGAAATGTATCGTATCGCTTATCAATATTATATGGAGACTTGTGAGAATTATGGAATGGAGTCGATCAACTTTCATCACTTTATTAAGCACTTAACAGAAGAACAATTGCAAGAGTATATGAGAAAAGCCAATTAACGAAAGGTTGTGTGGATCACGGAAGCTCAAGCAGATAATCATAAAGATTAACCCCGCTTAAGTAACAGAAAAACTGTTCATAGGCGGGGTTTTAGTATGTTTATGACTCTGGACTTGCTTCACTATAATGATCACGACAATAGGTAAAGATCATTTCTACTTCATCTTCTTCTAATTCAAAATCTAGCACTTGATCCGTCGCTCGGTCATAGAGGTGGTAGTGAATAATTTTTTGTTGTTCACCATCTACCATGTATAGAACACGAATGTAAAAGCCAGATTCAGAATATAATTCATCTTCCTCATCTACCTCAGCGTACAAACGAAATTCGTATCGATCTCCTGATAATAATCCAAACGGGTCTTTTAACCATTCTACTGTATGTCTAGTTATATTCATTCATATGACCATCCTTTTAAGAAATATCTTTCTTATTCTAACACAACTATGGGACGATCGACATCTATTCGAATGAATGGAAAAAGGTTGAGAAAAAATTATTTTTTTCGTATGTTTCTTTGTAAAACCGTACAAAATAGTCTAATAATACTTTGAACGCTCAACTTATTTGAGAAATGATTCATTTTCAATATAATGGAGTTAGCATGATATAAAGGAGGTTCGCATGAAGAAGTTTTTCTTGTCGTTGTTATCCCTTTTAGTTAGTGTAGTCATTGGACTTGCCATATGGATTTATTATCCTAAATATAAAATTAATCAAATGCAAGAACAGTCAGTTACTGTCGCTTCACAAGAAGACCTCACCTATATTGATCATTTCCGGACGCTTGATCAAACTTATTTAAACCATTTAGCGATTGGTGATTCGATTATTACCGGTATTGGAGCGGAAGGAGAAGAGAATTTTGTTGATCACTTTTCAAAAGAATTAGAGCAACAAACAAATAAACAGGTGATTACGCAAAATGAAGGAATCCCAGGTGCGAGCAGTTCGCAGCTAAACGCTTTAGTTCAAAAAGGAACGTTTGATCAACAAATAAAGGACGCGGATTTAATTACTATTAATGTAGGTGGGAATGATATCCTGCAAACGATGGAAGGGATGGATTCCAGTAAAGTATTTCAATCGTTTGACTCGATGCAATCAACATTTATCAATAATTTAACTGAGATTTCTAGAAAAATTAGAGAAACGAACGAAGATGCGACTATCGTTTTTTTAGAAATGTATAATCCACTTGAACAAAATCATGAACTTTACGACATTGCCGATCAACTGCTTCCAAAATGGAACGTAAAGATTTATGAATTAGCCAGCAGTTTAGATTATTCATTAGTGATGCAAACAACAAAAGTGATCAACAGCAACCACCAGCAATACTTATCCTCCGATGGCGTCCATCCGAACTCGTTAGGGTATATAGCGCTTTCGAAACAAATGCTTGAGCAATTAAGGAAGAAGCCATTTATGAAGTCGGCTTAAATTACATTATTAAGAACTAGTTAGAACACCAGTGAGCACTGGTGTTTTTTGCTATTGTAGCTACATGAAACACGCCCGTAATTTTGATGAAAAACAACTTTTTTCTTACACAGTGTAGGTATTTTGATATATTGTCAAATTTTCTTTTTATTATTTCGGATGAATGTGATACATTATATAAAAATAAGTATAACACTTTTGTAGATATTCTATAAAATATAACACACTTATTGTCGAAAAGAGGGTGGTAATCATTAAACTATCTAATCGCCAAGATGAAATCCTGCAAATGGTAAAGCGAAGTGGGCCCATAACTGGGAATGAAATCGCGAAGAAGCTCTCGGTGTCCAGAGCAGCGTTAAGATCAGATCTCGCCATTTTAACGAGTTCTGGGAATTTAGAAGCAAGGCCTCGAGTTGGTTATTTTT
Proteins encoded in this region:
- a CDS encoding metal-dependent hydrolase, whose product is MKGSAHLAIGGAAGLVTALYLQTDPLSTVSLISLGAVAGLAPDLDVNGKLSNRITISKKWLILFFALCGVLLIGYSYLHLAGFMKSAGFLIGVCLLLLPRLFIKQRTMLFLTGAIIAYVGWQADIYWVMLLSGFIIVSSFLSHRSLTHSIIGVIFFGYIAWHFEQSVGLEGSFLAAVLAYASHLVADMKMWSFNKKGVKWFQPIFNKEF
- a CDS encoding ribonucleotide-diphosphate reductase subunit beta, giving the protein MRQLSFVRRSYNVKLEKRKLIDHEAPNRSTGIINGRSSNILNWDDVRFSWAYPKYKRMLANFWTPFEINMTKDRQQFDQLEPAEREAFLKIIGLLALLDSVQTDYAGRAADYLTDSSLQALMIMLAQQEVIHNHSYSYVLSSVADKNIQDQVFEYWRSELILQERNDFVTKGYEAFAEEPTIDHFLRSIIYDVILEGLFFYSGFAFFYNLARNQKMIATSTMINYINRDEQLHVDLFVKIYKEILVEYPEYDTVELKQYGQETFRKAAELEVEWGRHIIGHKIDGIQMNELESYIKFMANKRAEQLGFTAPFEGYRTNPMRWIVAYQEVDLGKTDFFEQKSRAYTKTSEVNGFDEL
- a CDS encoding alanine--glyoxylate aminotransferase family protein, which encodes MINELLPPKRILMGPGPSDVHPHVLKSMVTPLLGHLDPAFLTIMDETMELLRQVYQTKNKATMAMSGTGSAGMETVFVNLIEPGDKVLIGVNGLFGERMVDVAERCGAEVIQVKAPWGQIIDPQQIKEMLQQHKNIKVVAVVHAETSTGVRQPLEEISHIVHEHEALFVCDMVTSLGGCPTDIDQVGVDAAYSGTQKCLSAPPGLAPVTFSARAVDVMAKRKQKVQSWYLDLSMIQAYWSEDSERFYHHTAPITMIYSLREALRLIVNEGLENVFARHKRYGDSLHAGLEAMGLSLLVEKEHRLSQLTSVNIPEGVDDLAVRKRLLEKYSLEIGGGLGELKGKVWRIGLMGYNARQENVTYMLAALEDVLKEENCNIEHGVALQAAEKLMNK
- a CDS encoding sporulation protein, producing MMWKKFLSSIGIGSVKIDTVIPKRHFIAGEVVDGEVIITGGQVAVPIQSVVLQIVYQFEEIRDDSDFSIHEKELNQLTIHLDKEILSGETVVLPFQLPLEQHCPVTEEKKQTFLRTTAIIPQSVDATDQDEIIIKKDE
- a CDS encoding ribonucleoside-diphosphate reductase subunit alpha, whose protein sequence is MNETMLKGVEKMIDEIGVEYPNLDLSGVQEKIEGAASEKEHWSEEQLQRLLLQAAVERISSEEPDWTFAAAKLYLQNLYKEAAVVRGDHTNQYGSFLSLIQLLIDEGIYHPKLLTEYSKEEIQQLGEVIDPSKDRLFTYIGIVTLSDRYLARTHEKQTAELPQERWMIIAMTLMINEPKQHRMQLIKEAYWALSNLYMTTATPTLANAGKSYGQLSSCFIDTVDDSLRSIFDANTDAATLSKNGGGLGIYLGKIRCQGSDIKGFKHVSSGVIPWMKQLNNTAVSVDQLGQRQGAIAVYLDVWHKDIFSFLETRLNNGDERRRTHDLFTGVCIPDLFMEAVEVRDDWYLFDPHEVRKVMGYSLEDAFDEKKGFGTFRQRYEECCAHPALSKKVVPAIEIMKAIMISQLETGTPYMFYRDTVNRANPNKHAGMIYASNLCTEICQNMSPTVVTEEITEDGKIIVTKDPGDYVVCNLSSISLARAVGDDVLEQLIPIQVRMLDNVIDINDISVPQAELTNQKYRGIGLGTFGWHHLLALKGLKWESDEAVAYCDELYEKIAFLTIQASADLAKEKGVYPAYYGSDWENGSYFDQKDYTNEQWQSLKEQVKESGLRNGYLLAVAPNSSTALIAGSTAGIDPIFRKEYMEEKKDYKIPVTAPDLTAETAWYYKSVYYIDQHWSIKQNARRSRHIDQGVSFNLYVRNDIKAKALLNLHLDAWDSGLKTTYYVRSTASNIEECDSCHS
- a CDS encoding DUF6509 family protein — its product is MNITRHTVEWLKDPFGLLSGDRYEFRLYAEVDEEDELYSESGFYIRVLYMVDGEQQKIIHYHLYDRATDQVLDFELEEDEVEMIFTYCRDHYSEASPES
- a CDS encoding GDSL-type esterase/lipase family protein encodes the protein MKKFFLSLLSLLVSVVIGLAIWIYYPKYKINQMQEQSVTVASQEDLTYIDHFRTLDQTYLNHLAIGDSIITGIGAEGEENFVDHFSKELEQQTNKQVITQNEGIPGASSSQLNALVQKGTFDQQIKDADLITINVGGNDILQTMEGMDSSKVFQSFDSMQSTFINNLTEISRKIRETNEDATIVFLEMYNPLEQNHELYDIADQLLPKWNVKIYELASSLDYSLVMQTTKVINSNHQQYLSSDGVHPNSLGYIALSKQMLEQLRKKPFMKSA
- a CDS encoding acetyl-CoA hydrolase/transferase family protein, whose product is MDQTQKYSQLLTSAEQAVSCIQAGEDIIVPLLPGEPPGLLAALEKRTDLQRNRLFQLLTARPAIKKHPDELKVISMFLSGGDRKAFHDGDVDLLPNHFSDVPALLEEITNERVVMATVAPMDENGYFSLGTNCDYAAPLAKKAKKILLEVNEYMPRTYGMNQVHISEVTALVENHRPLLEGPTPKVTEKDEKIGSYIADLIKDGDSLQIGFGAIPNAVMDSLTNHRNLNIFTEMIPDKLVDLVKSGAVSNMGRSDYPGKTTATFAFGTQKLYDFLHENEQVLMLPVDQTNDISLISEIDNMVAINAAIEVDFLGQCNAEKAGSLYWSSTGGQAEFGIGARRSKGGKGIICLHSATKDGKISKIVPTLAPGTPVTTSKNDVDYIVTEFGVAKLRGKTIRERTATLIEIAHPDFREELTVKAKEMGYLI